In a single window of the Gossypium hirsutum isolate 1008001.06 chromosome D02, Gossypium_hirsutum_v2.1, whole genome shotgun sequence genome:
- the LOC107908113 gene encoding uncharacterized protein: MAMSIFIKLGIGKARPTTVTLQLVDRSYAHLEECEADHGLPIILGRSFLAIGNTLIDVQKGELTMRVNDQQVTFNVFNALKCVDENEECHTIDLIQAAMDELVKFCYDNSDSEDDLMEQGDTVSFEELGEFMEAQQIMDRLGKKFESSNLSK, encoded by the exons atgGCTATGTCTATTTTCATAAAGCTAGGAATTGGGAAAGCAAGACCTACCACAGTAACGTTACAATTGGTTGACCGATCTTATGCCCATctagaag aatgtgaagctgaCCATGGTTtaccaattattcttggaagatCATTTCTTGCTATTGGCAATACCCTAATTGATGTACAAAAAGGCGAGCTAACCATGAGAGTGAATGACCAGCAGGTtacttttaatgtgtttaatgctTTAAAATGCGTAGATGAGAATGAGGAATGTCACACCATTGACTTGATACAAGCAGCAATGGACGAATTAGTAAAATTTTGCTACGACAATTCTGACAGTGAAGACGATTTGATGGAGCAAGGTGACACAGTAAGTTTTGAAGAGCTTGGTGAATTTATGGAAGCCCAGCAGATAATGGATAGGCTAGGGAAGAAATTTGAATCCTCGAATTTATCAAAATGA